A single region of the Silene latifolia isolate original U9 population chromosome 8, ASM4854445v1, whole genome shotgun sequence genome encodes:
- the LOC141595426 gene encoding uncharacterized protein LOC141595426, producing MVFLSETKLSDEEFRRVRACLDEYDGMEVDSAGRSGGLAFMWKKHIKCTFRSASLHHMDFEIHSDNGDWRATGFYGWPSVGDRVLSWELLRELGTQSMVPWVCIGDFNEILFATEMKGGSRPQWQMNNFREAVEDCGLRDVDFEGYAYTYDNGQEEQANRQCRLDRALCNEPLLELFPRAKMQNLTREWSDHSPIMLRLNRREMGEKNFHKTFRFEQIWVGEKGCEETVRNAWVDGGEDLVASLRSCADLLQKWNGNSIGKIVKDLNKKRRRLEQLNVGRRS from the coding sequence ATGGTTTTTCTCTCCGAAACCAAACTTAGCGATGAAGAATTTAGGAGAGTGCGAGCTTGTTTAGATGAGTATGATGGCATGGAGGTGGATAGTGCGGGGAGGTCGGGTGGATTAGCTTTTATGTGGAAAAAACATATCAAATGTACTTTTCGTTCGGCTTCATTGCATCATATGGATTTCGAAATCCACAGCGACAATGGAGATTGGAGAGCTACTGGATTTTATGGGTGGCCATCGGTTGGGGATAGAGTTCTTTCTTGGGAATTGTTGCGTGAGCTAGGCACACAAAGTATGGTCCCTTGGGTGTGCATAGGGGATTTTAATGAGATACTTTTTGCGACTGAAATGAAGGGAGGCTCTAGGCCACAATGGCAGATGAACAACTTTCGCGAAGCTGTAGAGGATTGTGGGTTAAGGGACGTGGATTTTGAGGGATATGCATACACTTACGATAATGGGCAGGAAGAGCAAGCTAATCGGCAGTGTCGTCTTGATAGAGCCTTATGTAACGAACCCTTGCTGGAATTGTTCCCGCGGGCAAAAATGCAAAACCTTACACGGGAATGGTCGGACCACTCTCCCATAATGCTTAGACTTAATAGAAGAGAGATGGGTGAGAAGAACTTTCATAAAACATTTAGGTTTGAGCAAATATGGGTGGGTGAAAAAGGGTGTGAAGAGACTGTGAGGAATGCGTGGGTGGACGGGGGTGAGGATTTGGTGGCTTCGTTACGGTCATGCGCAGATTTACTACAAAAGTGGAATGGGAATAGCATCGGGAAAATTGTGAAAGACCTTAACAAGAAGCGGAGGAGACTTGAGCAGTTGAACGTGGGAAGGAGGAGTTGA